A part of Onthophagus taurus isolate NC chromosome 7, IU_Otau_3.0, whole genome shotgun sequence genomic DNA contains:
- the LOC111424493 gene encoding unc-112-related protein-like — MMSNGQVIGDGSWDLIVYVTNLQTGRSIRVKGDLHIGGVMLKLVEDLEISMDWSDHALWWPERNIWLNRTRSTLDQYGVQADAQLEFTPMHKILRLQMPDLRYLDMMVDFSVKTFSAVISICKQLGIRHPEELSLCKPLEAANLKCNFKDLPKRKHENGGAHRNGHVAKDTNTFIPAHSPQGSNGSLDKSFSCAPITPGRVPQSSTPISSPAGTWKKNGYDANAGYSPNMSLEQLNGGLDNSLAQSPPTISPKDRSMLVRPKSLVEKARMNVAWLDSSLSIMEQGVQEYGTLCLRFKFYEFYDLNQKYDAVRINQIYEQAKWQLLNEEIDCTEEEMLMFAALQLQISLQANQPQPNFTPNNGTTTPPPEDDIDSALNELQTTLEGSRISNNYNDITKVPELNDELRFLKKSFLMKTFKKYWFSCKDLNLYLYKTREDLIHRQEPVMKVNLKGCEVTPDVNISQNKFGIKLDVPSSEGMQDMYIRCESESQYAKWLAACKLAAKGRSLADSSYDSEVQTITEFLQMQKPSEKPAINPNSLDIQPEEYVSPRYLKKIKGKLIQRIFEAHANVKDLGLIDAKLNYIKAWQSLPEYGISLFIVKFMGNKKEDLLGIANNRIMKMDIGNGDHQKTWRYNTMKAWNVNWEVKHMMVQFEEENIVFACISADCKVIHEFIGGYIFLSMRSKEANQALNEELFHKLTGGWS, encoded by the exons AAATCTCTATGGATTGGTCAGATCATGCATTATGGTGGCCAGAAAGAAATATTTGGTTAAACAGAACAAGATCGACATTAGATCAATACGGAGTACAAGCTGACGCCCAATTGGAATTCACACCAATGCACAAAATATTACGCCTTCAAATGCCGGATTTACGTTATTTAGATATGATGGTCGATTTCTcagtaaaaactttttcggCTGTTATCTCAATATGCAAACAACTTGGTATTCGACATCCCGAAGAATTATCTCTCTGTAAACCGTTGGAAGCGgcgaatttaaaatgtaattttaaagatttgcCGAAAAGAAAACATGAAAACGGGGGTGCGCACAGAAATGGGCACGTAGCTAAAGACACGAACACTTTTATACCGGCTCATAGTCCGCAAGGAAGTAATGGAAGTTTGGATAAATCGTTTTCTTGCGCTCCTATCACACCGGGAAGGGTTCCACAGTCTTCAACGCCAATTAGTAGCCCTGCAGGTACTTGGAAGAAGAATGGTTATGATGCAAACGCTGGATACTCACCAAATATGAGTTTGGAGCAGTTAAATGGAGGTCTTGATAATTCTTTAGCACAATCACCACCGACTATTAGTCCTAAAGATAGAAGTATGTTGGTTCGGCCAAAATCATTAGTTGAAAAAGCAAGAATGAATGTTGc TTGGTTGGATTCATCACTATCAATTATGGAACAAGGTGTCCAAGAATACGGAACGTTATGTCTTCGATTTAAGTTTTACGAATTTTACGACTTAAACCAAAAATACGACGCGGTTCGTATCAATCAAATTTACGAACAAGCAAAATGGCAATTATTGAACGAAGAAATTGATTGTACCGAAGAAGAGATGTTAATGTTTGCCGCATTACAG cTACAAATTAGTTTACAAGCAAATCAACCGCAACCTAATTTCACTCCAAATAATGGTACAACGACACCACCTCCAGAAGACGATATTGATTCCGCTTTAAACGAACTTCAAACCACTTTAGAAGGATCgagaatttcaaataattacaATGACATCACCAAAGTGCCTGAATTAAACGATGAACTtcgatttttaaa gaaaagtttcttaatgaaaacatttaaaaaatattggttttCCTGTAAAGATTTGAACTTGTACCTGTATAAAACTCGCGAGGATTTAATTCACCGCCAAGAACCTGTTatgaaagtaaatttaaaaggtTGCGAAGTCACCCCTGATGTAAACATCAgtcaaaataaatttggaattaaaTTGGATGTTCCATCCAGTGAAGGAATGCAAGATATGTATATTAGATGTGAATCG GAAAGTCAATATGCAAAATGGTTGGCAGCGTGTAAATTAGCAGCAAAAGGGAGATCTCTTGCTGATAGTTCTTATGATAGTGAAGTACAAACAATTACAGAGTTTTTACAAATGCAAAAACCAAGTGAAAAACCAGCCATAAATCCAAATTCTTTAGATATACAACCGGAAGAATATGTTTCACCacgttatttgaaaaaaattaaaggaaaa ttaattcaAAGGATATTTGAAGCTCATGCAAATGTAAAAGATTTGGGTCTTATTGatgcaaaattaaattatataaaagcGTGGCAATCACTTCCTGAATATGgcattagtttatttattgttaaatttatgggTAACAAAAAAGAAGATCTTTTAGGTATTGCTAATAATCGAATAATGAAAATGGATATTGGCAATGGTGATCATCAAAAAACATGGCGTTATAATACAATGAAAGCTTGGAATGTTAATTGGGAAGTAAAACACATGATGGTACAatttgaagaagaaaatatagTATTTGCATGTATTTCTGCTGACTGTAAGGTTATACATGAATTTATTGGGGGTTATATATTCTTATCCATGCGATCTAAAGAAGCCAATCAAGCATTGAATGAAGAACTTTTCCATAAATTAACGGGGGGTTGGtcataa